The window ATTCTCTGTCTATATACAGTTACATTGTACGAGCAGAAATTGCAGACATACACCATCACGAGGGGAAGGAAGGCACAGTGATGACTGAGGAACCCTGACTGATCGAGGTTATCGCAGGGTCTGCATCTTGGCAACAAAGCAACATGTCTttcacacgcaaacacacacctgcacatacATTCACTCATGCATAAACGAACAAGGTAAGACACTTCCAACAAACTAATCTGAGCAGTCGTTCAGGTTGGACCTCACTCACTGGGAGCTGGAGATAAACGGAGAAGAAAGACGTTAGGGTTACAGTAGATATTTTTATATGGATTGTGTGGCTTTGTGTTACAGCAGCACTCACCTGGTGCCTCCTCTGTTTTGGGCTCTGCATCAGTCGCTGTGGCCTCTGCTTTTTCTATTTAGATAGAAAGACGGAAAGGTTTGTACATGTGAAATCCACATAtaatcagtgatggaaagtTTACTCAAGTGCCTTACTTTAGTACAATCTTAAGGTAGTTCTACTTTTCTTGAGTATTTTTAGTTTCTGCTAATTTATACTTTCACTacaattcagaggcaaatattgtactttttactccactacacttaagttaactttgcagatttattttaaaaatacaaaatataatctacaaattaattatgatgtaatattatagataaaaataaaacacattaaagcatcaataattataataatgtagATTATTCTGAAATATGCCATTTTGCATTATAAGTACTTTAAGTTTATCTTCATGTTCTTTGACATGTTTGTAGTTTTACtggagtaaaacatttgaatgcATGACTTCACTTGTAaaagagtatttctacactgtggtattgctTTTAATTGAGCAGAATATCTGAGTACTTTTTCAACCTCTGGACATAATCAAAGTTATTGATTCGGTTCACTTGGGGCACCGTGGAGGTGGATGTAATTTGGTTAAAGTAACTAAACAACAATTAAGGAATAAATTAGTAATTAATCAATCCTTAACGAGTAGCTCCTGAATAACTCTCATTAAAGGACTACAGTAGATAATGATCagtagctcctgtctctttaaggcctcgccgtccaaatacccagtctgtgattggtcagctcacacacgcctgacccagcactgctaacaacaacagagcagctgtgctaaatcaattcctACGTGCCAAACTATCGGCTAGGCATTaattatgtgaatgtgtgacacggtgagatagtgtgatgtcacagagtcacagaattaaaggtgggactactggCGAGGCATTtctggagcagtgttttctgtgggagagaggagctcctgttggtgcggactttgacctttttaactttcagatctttcacatgcacaagaacctcaataaaacactgaaggaaaaaaaagcataataggccTCCTTTAAAAGGGTAAGTAATGGTAAGGTAATCATGATGTAATGAGGGACCACATAGTAACTACTTAATATGATGTATCACTTTATTTTAGGAggcacaaaaagagtaactaacAATAAAGTAATTCATAATAATGAAATGTCACCTATAtagtatctcccagtctgttctgtAGCAACTCATTACTATCTTCTAGTTCATACATATCTATAAATTAGAACGACAGCTATGCTCTCCATGAGCTGCTAACTGTGGCACAAACTTATATGACTCATTCATTACGTATGACCTCCTCTATTGTTTTGGGGTTGCGGCAGAAACCTCAAAACCTGAACAAATGTAGGTGTAGCTGGAGAATTATTTAGCCTATgatatcttttaaaatgtataattaaacATCCTTGTTTTAAGCTAACGGTGTGAAGTCACGTCAGGGAAACATGTCCAGTTTTACTTCCAGTGACATTTGTCATGACTTTTCGATCAAAGACTTGTGAGTGCCGATGATTTCCACCAAACCGATCTCACGCTGACCACTGACTGGCCCAGAAGTGGGTGGTGGCCATGTCTGCTCTGCTAATCTGACACTTGATCCTCTCTCTCCATTGGCTGTGAAACGGAGGCATCGTTCATGGCCAGTGGAAGCCCTATATGTGTTGGCATGCTCTAGTTTCTCTGTGGACTCCGATTGCACCTTAATGAGACCACGGTGACAACAAAGTgttggcaacacacacacagacacacacagacacacagacacacacacacacacacacacatgctgtggtCAAGCTTGAACTGAGAGTGAGTCATGTTGGACACCAAAGGGGGTCAAGATCAAGTGAAGATGGAGGTCATAGATTGTGCTATTTCTTTGACGAaattatgtgaaaatgtaataatctttatttttaaatcaatttagtGAACTTAATAAGTGCCAAGTTGTCAAGACAACAGCTTGTTGTACTGcttcagcccagtcaccagaatgaaatgttggcactgtacatttctgcaaaccattgatacattcacatttgtttgtgtcataTGTAAGCTACTATATGGACATTTCTACgatacgtgtcatatcacgttcacattacatgtttatgagaTGACTTTCACACTGGATATGATGCTGGGTTTAGGTGACAAGGCAAGACATGTGTTTCAACctttgtaagcgtgacaccagacaacaatattttttaggagaccttgggacaattttgTAGCTGTatttgtggcaaccaaagcaggtattttaagccaaatcttgatgttttcctaatcaagtgttttttgtgcctaaaccgcACAGTGCTGTCacaagatgaaaaagaaaatgtaacctaaaaaaaaaagtaaagttgcaacatggTTTGCAGACACagacattgccaacatttattctggtgattgagtCAAAAATTATATTAAAGCTGTAGATTGTGACTGGCTTGTCTTAGCACTCAAACAGTCTGATGAAACTTAATAGAGTGGGGTTATTTGCATAAAACAATCCTTAAATAAACTGCAGAGGAGTTCTGAACTTGGCAATAATAACATGGCTGATTCATGTAAATAAAGGATTGGTACCTGCACGGGATGCCTAAATAAATGCTTCTcataaaagaaataataatttgGGCAGGAGAATCCCTCACAGCTTCCAATCTAATCAAAGGTAAACCACAACAACATCTCTCGAGGCAATATTCAGTCACCTAAGGATGCAAAGTGTTGGATTTCTCCCAGTGAACAGCGTGTTGCCTTTGCTGCCTGGTTCATCTCTCTTTCATTACAATGATGGACGCTTTGCATTagacaaagaggaaaatgaagagCTGAACTCATGCACCAGCTTGTCATTTGCATCATGAAGCAATAAGTGAAATGATAGCAGTAAATGTGATGCTGCACCGTGTCATGCAGCTCCCTGCGGAGCACTTCCAGGTATTGATAGTCATTTAGAGGCAAGTGTGCAGAGAGATTATCACTGTGCAGACACTCAGTAGCTCTCCTGGAATTTAGAGCCAGGATCATCATGTTGCACTCACTAATTTGTAATTTAGCATGATGCTGCTGCTAGCAAAGCACCAGGAGTGGTAACACTTTAGGTATTTTCACTAGAGGCAACAAGTTATGAGAGGAAACAGAGCACAGTTTGCTAAGACAGAGctgcactttatcatgttttatgatcgccagagagtgagggaggaagttGGCGAATGTAACTAAACGTAGCATAAATAAAACTTTCTAACAGTACCTTATCTGTGGGCATTTCTTCCTGAGCCACATAGAAAGATTTTTATCATCCCTgatgacaacaactcccatgatcccacactagTTACGTCTTAGAAGTGACAGAAATTACATCCTATGTGTTTACGTGTTAAGTTTTTTTCTGGTCTAAAGCTCTTAACAACTTCAGCACACAAAAGTTTCAGATCAACAGGCTGTTCAGGCGCGGGTCTACCACATCGCACTTTATACATTCTACAATGttttcaaactatttcttttacTCAATGAAAAGACTAATGATCggaataatgaataaaatgtaaacaccaGTTCATTACTTGTTCATTAAGTGTCAAGACAGATCCTTAATTACTTACTAAATAATCCTACGTGTGACTCATAAACACATTCCTGTGACCTCCCCCGGTGTGTTCATTAAAGAGCAAAGTCATGTCTGCGTGTTGTTGGATACCACCTCACCTGGTTACTGCCACTGCAGTGTGGGACTGAGGAGGGTCTGGGGAAAGACGTAGAGGACATTGTGCACCTTGGTGCTGTGGCAGCCAGTGTTCATTGGGTCACTATGCAGGAGGCGGAGCACTGCTCAGGTTACTGCTGGTCAATGGGAACAATCATACATCTTGTCCTCAATAAGTTCCCCTACCCTCGATGACTATTGTTCTGCATATTGTATTGTAACAGCTTTAAATATCCAGTCTCACAGAGATAGATGGTCGCTCCTTTGACGTTTTGAAGATTAAAATGCCTCCAAAAAGTAAAtgaggcaaacacacaaataaataaatgagcacacacacaggcatgcagcTCCATCTTCATCAGCTTTCTAACTTCGTGAAGTGTTCAGTCAGTGTGATAGATGTCACAAGACTATCAGCAGACAGTCATTGTGTCAGGAGATTAGGGGAAAGGCGTCATTTGCATTGAAAATAAAGTTCACAATGGAAACGATCAAGTGCTTTGAGCCATGCAAAGGCTCAGCTAACAGCTTTAAACACaaaagttttaaagttaaatatgtTCAGGAGACTTGACTGAATcaaaagttgtgtgtttgtcagctgctCAACTGAAATATTCACTAGTccaagaagtactcagatctgTGCAGATCTgatctgacaaacacacaggtttGATTTTTGATTCAGTTTTCCTTTATTAAGTCTTTGTTACGTTATTAAATGTACAACTTGTCACAAAATtagttttaataatattttcttattcttgatcttattttttctattttagtaCTTTTTCTATTTAATTCTTACTCTCACTTCTTATTATCTTTCTCTATTTATATCTTCTTTGCATCTTTAGTGTGATAAGTTGGAGCTAATTCGTATCATCTTATATACAGCTGTGTAgcttaacctataataatatatcatAATTTATTAGCTGATTTAAAGAAGTAACTGCAAAGTATCTAGTAactaatgttttaaaaataaatgttgtggaataaaaagtactTAATAACATTCCACCACTGTTGTCGCCGGCCTGTCACAGGACTCTTCATGTCTCTACCCTACCTTGCtcaggagctgcagctgcaggctcTGCGCTGCCGTCTGCTGCCGCCGAAGCCTCTGCAGGTGCTGCTGCCTCTTCAGGCGGACTGGCTGCAGCAGGCTGAGCCTCCTCAGCTGCGGGTGGAGCTGCAGCGGTGCTGCTTGCAGACGTTGCAGCTACAGCGGGTTCGTCTGCAGGTTTAGCAGCACCGCCCTGAGCAGATGTCTCGTCCGGAATAGTTTCACTGTCCTCAGCTACTTTCCCATTCTCATTGGCTGCTCCTGTCAGGAACATGAGAATTAACACAGCATGAGATCCAAACATCCAAAAAGACTGATTGAAGGTGGTGGtcagtaactaagtacattaactAAAAGTAACTAAAACCATGTATATCctattttttgtgatttgattttgaattaaaataataaactgaaggatgaggTGTCCTTTTATGTGTTGAGAATCTATCATTGACAAAGTTTCACTACAACTACATAGGTTATGTAGAACTTTTATAAGTTTCATAGCTTTTCATagtacttttactaaagtaaggGATCAGAATACCTCTTACACCACtgatgtttgaagaaaacataaaactaatatataaaatatgccTAAAACTACTTAAAATTTGATGTAGATTCGCTAAGAGTGCAGTTAAGTGTACAGAATTCACGAATCACTCACTCTGTCATATCTTATTTTCTATTCAGtcaaacacatcaaacacagtATATCTGAatcaaaaaacatattattgCTGTTCCTAATATTAAACATGAGAAGGAAAAACCTCTGAATGTGATAAAGATGAGAATCATTATCAGGTTTATGCAAGACacaaaaataagtgttaaatattaacacaatatacagtattgtttttttctgctttgggTTAAAACTTTCATCATCTATTAAGTTACATTAAAGTTCCTGGTTCTAGTCAACCTGAGTCCTTCTCTGTGTCCTGTTTCCTTTCATCTCTTTCCAATAATGGtttccattgttttcatttactttatgtttgtgttgccAACGTGTTGCCAGCAGAGTTGACTTAGCCCAAAACCAGTTAGTTAACAAGTAACAAATATCATTACGGGTGCCATGCAACACTGGAAACAACCTGTCATACAATATTCAGGCACCTCTTGAGATTCTTCATTTGCTGAGTGATCAGACAGGATGTGTGGATTGGAGCagacaaaaaataaaccaaaaatgtaattaatacaATCATGTTTCACACTTCAACCTTTGAACACTGGACCGGCAAAGCTACCACCTTTTCCCAAACAAAAAGAGTGTGTGCACCTCTCTAACATCAGAATCACAATCGATCGACTGTGACTTCTTGAAACAGTTGGGAAAAGAGTAAAACGTGCGGCGGGAACAGAAATAGCATAAAAAGACTTCTCCTGACACATAATCCGAAGCGCGAGAGTGGTTAATgattatgtgtatttttattcataaaCATTAACAGCCTAATACAACACAGGTCTGAGTTTTAGGAACACACTTCCCTTTTTTCTGAAGGATTTGCATTTCAATTATTTGCATGGATCAGAGAAGTCTTGACCTTCCACGTTTGTTTAAATGAGACGGCTCAACATTGTGGGAACATTTTGCGTGATATTTGTCAACctatttcactttaaaaagaATTAcattctttgtgtgttttttggtaaACATtgttcttaaaggtgcaatgtgtaagatgCTATGGGTTGATCGCTAAATCCAAAGTGTCAACTTATCAATCAACTTATCTTTCTTCAGAATCGCTTATTGCACCTTTGAGCCTGCAAATATTACCTAGAATATTACATTGAATACTTTTTGTGTTGTAATAATGATACATCAGTGCATCCAATTTGTCAGATGTTCGATGCTGACATAAGAGGGACATTTATGAAGTTTTAAACCAACAAGTTTCTATAAATGAATGAAGCATGAGTTGATAAATGTCATCCTTCTTCTTTCTTGGGAGTGACAGGTAGCAACAGGTGAAGGAAATGAGCCATATGCAAAAATGAGATAACATCCTGACAAATTTCCATCTGTCCTCTAAGACGATTATAACAGGAACACCTCGCTATTCAATGTCAGCTGATAAACCCTGAGAGCGACTTATAGGTTGACAACAGCTGACAATGATGAGATATTTTATTGAGGGTCATaaagggaggtcagaggtcagaattAACTACAGAACATGAGTTTAAACACACTTAAGGAGGGTCAGAGGCAGTTTCTCAATTCACTAAGTCTATGCCTTTCAGCAAGTCAATTCTTTCATTGCACTTATAGACATGTAATACCCCTTTAAGGAATGCAGTGAATGGGAGCAGGAGACACTTTCTCAGAGGGGGTCCCACTTAGTGAATATTTTACCAGGCTTTGCCTGGTTATTCTTTGAGTTCTGTCAAATAATGCTTAAGCTGACAGAAGTGCAAACAAAGTCACACAGATGTGgtgaaataaacatttgacaGCCTCTGCAGGTAAGATATATTTGTCCTGCACATATTTATAAGCTTCTGCACTGCTAAATGCAAACACAGGATCCAGTGTTGGTGTTTTGCCCTGAAACGTGTGCTAGTTTGCACCACAGCCGAGCCATCTCTGACCCACGACAACAAAAGGGAGCGTCCAAGGCGGCTTCTCCATTTCCTATTGAAACCATAGACTGTCACCAAATCTGCTTTCATGccactgtctctccctctctcagggAGGACGGAGCCAGAAACTactgttaaataaacacaataaacttCCCCGTCCTGTCACTGAGGAGCACTAAAACTAAACACATCAGATACCCGCAGAAATACTCTGGTGATCATTTGCATGTAGACTGAGACCTCTTGATGAGAGCAGTGTCCAGGCCAGTATAATTAAATGGATGATGTAACTCTATTTAGAGATGGCAGCTGGCTTCTGTGATGAACATGCTATTTATAGTATCTTCCAAAATAAACTATCAATCAATCAGTATCAATAAACTATTGAAAGTACTTTGAtcaatacatttattgtcaGTAATCATTTATAGGGATAATCTGAGAGGTGTTATTATGgaaaattgatatttttcagaCGTGTCTCAGCCTTTAACATGTCCAAAGTGAAGTCAGGGGTAGTGCTTAGTCATTGCTTAGTGCTTCGAAAGTTTAGAGATCATTTCACACTATGCCAGAAGCCAAAGTACAGCATGTCAAAGTTATTTTTGAATAGTAGAGTTGCCaataaatgtgattttctgTATTTGGCCAAGTAAAAAGCCTATTCTTGTAATGAGAGCATATACAACATATACAGTAGGTAATCTGTATTTCCCAGATACCTCACAGACATATTTATATAAGTGTGAAGGTAAGTGCATCACCTGTTGTGCTGGCTCCGTTGCTCTCCTCGGTTTTAGTACCGGGTCGACCCGGTTCCACCGCCGAAGTTTGGGAACTTGTGGAGCATCCCATCCTGCCCTGTGCACATAGAGGACTGGACGGTGAACTTCAGAGTTGACAGGTGAGGAGAGGCTGTAACTGCGCTGATGACGTCGTGCATAGATATCGTCTCTGTAAATGGAGAGGACTCCAAAACTATGGACAGCGAATCCCTTGGAGGAGTGACAAAAAGACAGGCTGCTCGTCGAATTCCTTTAGTCCCGTGCGTAATTGCGCAACATGCGTTCTTCCTCCAAAAACGCGTTTAGCGATGCGTGTCGTGGCTACAGGTGTCCTGACAGTTAGGCACGCAGGTGAAATGTGGGCTTTTGTTGTGTGCTGTAACTTAGGCTGTTTCTAGGAGGCTGGCGTAGGGACAAAAATACCTTATTCAGTCAGCAGTCACCTCTTGGGGCGGGGAAAGTGAACCATTTTCCTCGATGAACCAACAACGAGGACCACTGTCAGTGTGCCCTTGAGCAAAACTTGTAACCCTGAGTTAATTTACTGGAAAAGGGTAGTGTACAGTGGAAATGTGACAAAGTGTGTAATACATTACATCGGCTCAATGGTAAAAGAAGAATTGAGgtaagtatgactttttatctcataattttgactttctatctcataattaagactttttattgcataatattttacattttatcaaataattttgactttgtctCATAGTTATGACGTTTCATTTAATAATTATGACCTTTTATCCCACagttatgactttttatctaataattttgaATTTGCaaataattatgacttttcatttaataattatgacttttcatcccacaattatgacttttaataTCATCATTTCGACttttttatgtcattattatgattaaccataggaatatttttttttcatcaagcttagtttcattttattttttgtcttcagCTGGTATGGTGAGTGAAATAGTAAAGTGGATAGGTGGAAAAGCTTTAAATAGATCTCTGTTATTATAGATATGTAATAGATACTACTATATAAGCCTATACTTATCTTTAATCATTGTGGATCTGTCTTATTTGTTGTTTCGTggcatttaattaaatgttattcTTCTGTACTGTTACTTGATGTATAAATGTATCGACCTCGCCTTCATATGTTATGTCATTGTCTCATTAATGCTCATTTGAAACTACTGTTCATTTGTTGTCATTCAGACATACATCAGCAGTGAGCTGTCTGCGCAGTAGTCATCTGCGCATGCCCACCGACAGATAGCAGCGCGGTGCACGATGGGACTTCCTTTCTCTCCGAGGCCATATTGGAGTTAACTCACAGTAAGACGAGCTCCGAGTTTTCTATTAAAAAATCACCGGGATTTGCTCATTTTGATATTGTGTTGCCATCCAGACATTAACGACTACCTTCTCCTTCCCTCGTCTCGCTCGCAGGTTGGCCGGTGTGGACTAAACCGCAAAAATGGTGGCCGCAAAGAAAACGGTGAGTGGCGTTGGCTCGGCCCGGAGTGCACGCGCTGCTTCAGGGCCAGACTGCTGCTTCACGTGGGGACGTGTTTCTGTCAGGGCCTGCTAGCTAGCACGTTAGCTTCACGTATAAATGTGTTAATTGCTCCCAAAGTGTTGAATTTACAGCATTATCGCGTCTGTAAATGTGTAAAGCACGTGTAGGCTGTCCCTCGATGTACTGCCGTCTGTCCATCTGTTTTAACGACGGCTAACGTTAGTAGCTGAGGTAACGTTACTGTATAACACCGGCAGAGTGGCTAATGCTACTTTGCTAACGTTAAATCTAACCACAACAAAATGTCAGGAACGTGACAACAGTTACTAATGTATGTTAACATTAATTTAATCTGCTCACTTTCCTGTGTCTTCTTTATTACGCTATATTAATCTCGTATATTGGTTTGGAATTTGCACGAGCACAACGATGGGCAAGTGTTGCAAATTAGCCCTGGAGGCCATCATGTCTGCTTGTCACTAATTTAAGTATGTATATCTGTTTAGAAAAAGTCCATGGAGTCCATCAACTCCCGGCTCCAGCTGGTGATGAAGAGTGGAAAATACGTCCTGGGCTACAAACAGTCCCAGAAGATGATCCGTCAGGGAAAAGCCAAGCTGGTTATCCTGGCCAACAACTGCCCAGCTCTCAGGTATAAAAAGATGATCAGTTAATTCATACCTGTATCATGATTGGTGGGCTATGTGAATAATCTATTGAATGAGATGTTAACAGGTTCACAAGAATCCACAGTAATTTAAACTGGATAAAAAAGATAATTCTGCATACTTCTGTTGCAGGGAATTACAGTGtgatactactactaataaaGTATATCTGCAAATATGTCATTATCAGCATGTTGCCCTCACATAGCATGCAAAATTACGTTCAGTGTGCAAACTGATGCTTGTGTTGCCACGTTAAAGACTTCAGATTTTGGTTAAAATCTTCACAACTAATATCAAGTTTTTAAGACCAGTTTTATATATGACTGTATGACACAGGTATGCCCTAATACAGATGTTGTGAAACACAAATGTCTGAAAGGCTGTTCATAAATTGTCAGGTTACACAATGATTTTGGAGTTTTTGTGTCAATACTAACCAACTATAATTAAGTTGCAGTACAGCTGGTATATATCAGTGCTTATAGCTTCTACGTTAGCATGACTTGTTGgcatctttaaacattttttttttattttgagtacCACGTCAGTTGCCaaatttgctgtatttttttatctgctgctcacattttccttttgtctgtCCTACCCAGGAAATCTGAGATTGAGTACTATGCCATGCTGGCCAAGACCGGTGTCCACCACTACAGTGGAAACAACATTGAGCTCGGCACAGCTTGCGGCAAATACTACAGGGTGTGCACACTGGCAATTATTGACCCCGGTGAGTACCTGCCTTTGTCTAGGCCACCATCATCTGTATGCAATTTATTCAAAAGCTCACCACTACTGTCACAAACACTGAGCTTGATTTTGGCTAGTTCATGATGGAGTGGACCCATACTATAAACTTTTTGTAATAATAGAATTTTATGTGGAGTTGCAATGTGCTTTACAAAGTACAATACAGTAATGGACTAATAGGATGTATGAGACAAGCTTGTGCTAGGTGCTGTCTAGTAGCAAAATTCATGAAGGGATATTGGCCCCAGGGGACTGATCCCAGTCAGCCTGAATTTCAGATGATATCTGTGCACAGGACTTTTGAAATTTAGATGTGAATTTTGGAAACAAATGTATTGCCCACACTGTTACAAAACTTCAAAACTAAACCAACATGGAGCAAATGACTACTAATGCAAACTGTACTGCCTGGTCAGAAGGTATTGGTGCACATCCAGCTAATGTGCTGTGTGGGCTAATGTGCCATCACCTTTTAAAATTCATTGACGTTGACTTTTTTGGTACTCCATTTTCCTTCACATTATAGGTCTTAATTGCATTCATGCTAACCACCTTTTTCAGGTACTAAAACAAAGAGTTGAAGTTCAGATCAGAACCTAATGTTTTGGAGTGTGATGTCATTCTCTGTTCAGGATGCCATTAgtccactatatctttacatagcAAATGGTTGTTTGCTGCaatattaatgttaaaaatCTCATATTTAACCTTTTTAATAATGTTCTGAAAAGTCTTAAGTTTAACTTGTTGAAACCTGCTGAAACCCTGATGCACCAGAAGCACTCAACTAAACTACatgtcaaaagtaaaaaaaaaaacacaaactcagagcAGCTCAACAAATGAAACTGCAAAATGAGTCACCATATACCTTAATTGTTGATGAAATATTTGCTCAGGCTGAGGTTTGGTTAAACTTCCTGCTAATATCCTTTTTTTGGTTAACCTCCCTGCTAATATCCTTTTTTTGGTTAACCTCCCTGCTAATATCCTTTTTTTGGTTAACCTCCTGCGACCTGATTTTTGCTCTGCGAATTTTTGCGCCTGTTGGACCTGCTGCTCAAAGTGGCCTAGTTCAGGACTAATGGTTTGCTAGATGAGAGGCTCTTGGGGCGCCTTGTTGAACTGCCAGTGCTTTCTGGCTGGTTCATGAATGCTCTGTTGGCAACATTTATAACCTCATATCAGTTTTGTACTTGtggctttttttaatttgatcaattgactttgtttttttcctcttcaggcGATTCTGACATCATCAGGAGCATGCCAGACCAGCAGCAGCCACCTCAGTAGAGCTGTTTCCCCATCCCATTGTTATAAATAAACTGGTGTTAACAGTACATCCTGCTGTCTTTTAATTTTTGATCAATATGACTGTCTGTACATGGTGTCATTCCTGCATCTTTCCACCAGAGAGCACCGGCATGCTCTTACAAGGTTTCCCCCATTAACATTTTCAAGGTCTGTTTGAGGgatttcctcttttctctgcagagatgtttacGAAAGTAATCTGACACGGAAATTATTCAGGAAAACCATCTATCTTTCTTCAAAGACTTGTGTAATGGCAACATCTGTTTACGTGCAAATGACGATCTACCCAACTGGCCGCTTATCACCGCGTTGATAAAATTACGCAACTGATCTATGAGcatgttttttctctcacttaCGTAAACCTTGGGGATGTCCATCAGCTGTATTAGCTGCAGCCTGTTGACTGTAATCGAGTAAGGACGCTCTCCTTTCAGGGGTATTAAAAGCTTTAGAGGGTGATGGCTGTTTCTGTCACACATACTGTTGATGTCCTTTAACTTGTGTGTGAATATGCTCCCCAATGCCAAGAACAAAGTGGCTCTGGTTAAATGTTTTCAGCCACACGAGAGACGCATTAGATCATTTCGTCAACATTAAGTCATCAAACAGACCAATTACCAAAGGTTCACAAGCTCACatgcagattttgttttgttatataaATGGAGCCCTTGGAAAGGAAAAATGTCCCCATAAATCAAAAATGACAGAATTGGAAAATCTGTCTTTCCAAATAATGTCTGTCAATTTTTGAGAAGCTATCATGTTGAGTGAGTGTTGAACTATTTAAAGATAACTCCCATCTGTACACATTTCTTTGCAATAGATCATGAGGTTTGTGTCTGTTACACTGGATGCATTTGGGAATTGGGAACATTGTTCACTTCAATTTAGAAGTTTTCCAGAAATATTTTCTA is drawn from Pagrus major chromosome 3, Pma_NU_1.0 and contains these coding sequences:
- the rpl30 gene encoding large ribosomal subunit protein eL30, which gives rise to MVAAKKTKKSMESINSRLQLVMKSGKYVLGYKQSQKMIRQGKAKLVILANNCPALRKSEIEYYAMLAKTGVHHYSGNNIELGTACGKYYRVCTLAIIDPGDSDIIRSMPDQQQPPQ